DNA from Corynebacterium aurimucosum ATCC 700975:
CAACGGTGAAGCCACCCTTAGCCAGCTCAGTCATGGCTGCCGCCGCGTCAGAGGCCGAGGTGGCTGTCAGGGAGGCATCGGTGCCCAACTCTCGGGCCTTGGTGCCAACCGCCGCCAGCTGCGCGCCAGTCGCCCCAGAAACAGCGGATAGGGTGTTCATCTGGGACTGGAAGTCCATACCGGCAGACGCCACAGCCTTAGCCGCCGTGGCAATAGAACCAAGGCTTACAGCCGCGCCAACAAACTTGGCGATACCGCCAGCCGCACCGGAGAACACGGAGCCGGTTTCACCGGCGTGGGAGTTCAGCTCCCCCATGCTCCCGGCAGCCTCAGCCGCCGCTGTCTTCACCTGCCCCAAGCCCCCGGTCTCCACACTGGGGGCCACACGCTTGCTGCCTACCTGGTCAAGCGCACCAGCCGCGTCCCTAGCCGAGGACTGGAGTTTATCGAGCTGCCCGCCGTCGGCCTTGACGGAAAGCTTCTTCTTGCCGGTATTGTCGAGCTGCTTGTCTACCTTCCTGGCGGCCTGCTCAACACGGCCCATAGCACGGTCAAACTCGCCGGTCTCAACCGTGATTTTGAAACCAAGATCGCCAAGGTCCAGGGCGGCCATACGCTACTCCTTCAAGCTGGGTGTTTTGCGTAATCCAAGGCCACGGGCGATGGCTGTATCCTCGCCCAGTAGCCTGATTAGCCGTATTCTGAACCACCGCCAGCGGCGGTCAGCTAGCACACCGTCACCAAGGTCTATCTGGTAGAAGTGATGAAAGTCGGTTTCTATGTCGTCCCAGCGGGAGAGCATGGAGGGCCATGTCAGTTTAGACATATCCACGTCGGGCCGTTCTTGAATCTTCTCCGCCCACCACTCACGTACGTACTCGCCGTATGTCTCAAGGATGAAGAGGTCTGGCGGCCCGCCTCCCGGATCGTTCTCCGAGTATGCCCCCGCGTAGGGGTCGTACCAGAGGTCACTGTCCGGGGCGTAGGCCCACCCATCGGGGTCACGTCTTAGTCGTCCCCACTGGTCTCGCCACTCGTCTGGCCCGTCTCCTGGTTCTCCTGGGAGTCGTTGTTCAACTTCTCGAGTGCTTTTTTTACCGACCCGGTTTCAAAGTACGCCTTAGCCAGGTCGTCGCCGCTCGTGTACTTGATGTGAATGGTTTCCACGATGTGGTTGAGCTGTGGGAAGGTGGCGCCGTCCTTCATTAGCTGGCCGAGGAGGCCCCCGGTAATCTTGCCGGTCTCGGTATCGAACTTCGACCCGACGAGGTGTGCGACGCGCTCGAAGGTGGCGAGGCCCTGCCCCGCCGCCGTTTTCTCGGTGCTCGAGTTCAGGTGTACGTGAAACTTGAGTACGTCCTGCGCGGTGGGGTCCACCGTGTACTCCTTGCCGTTCAGCGTGAACTTTACGTCGTTGGAGTCGAGGTGCTCCTGTAGTTGCCCGAAGTCGGTCATCGCATGTCCTTTCCTATGCGCTTGTGTTTCAACACCCTGGATTATGAACGGTCCGCATACGCGGTCAGTTACGGCATGACGAAACCCCCGCGCAGGAAAGGACAAAGCAACGCGGGGGTTCGCTCACCCGCCACTGGGGCGGGGAGAATTGGGGTTTAGGCTGCCGCTCTGGCTACTGGTCAGAAGCGCCAGGCACACCGCCCGGGTTTCCAGACTCGGCTGCTGCTGCACCCTTCGGGCGAATAATCTTCAGCAGCTCGTCTTCATCAATCGGGGTAGATTCCTTCTTCTCCTCGCCCTTCTTCACGGAGTGAATACGGGTCGGCTCACAGGAAGACTTGAGATCGGAGGTGAAGGTGCGGAGGTCGTTCGCGCCACCGGAACCGGAGGTGAACGAGTTAGTCGCCGTACCCTCCCAGCCCTCGTCAATGTCGGTGCGCCAGGTGCGGAAGTCAACCTTGCCGTCCGAGCCGAGCTCCTCACCGGTCACCTTCAGCAGCTGCTGGTCCTCGGTGAGGAGGTCAAGGTCACCCTTGCGGGCAAACTGGCCCTCAACCGAAATAGTGAGGGAACGAGAGGTCTTTTCCTCGGACGCCCAGCCGTTAGAGTCAATATCGGAAGCGTCGACGGTGTTGGTCTCGATGTTGACGCCGAGGCTGGTGACGCCTCGCACGAACTTGTATTCTGCCGGGTCGGCGCCTACCGGCTTAACCTGCAATGCCCAGCCACGGTTGAGCTGCTTATTCAGCTCGCACGAGTTCGGGGCCGTCGCGTACTTAGCAATTGCCATGATGGTCTCCTAGGGAGTTGATGGGACTGCCAGCACTGCCTCGTAGGTGTCGATGCTATGCCAGCGAATGTTTGAATCCGGCACTGGTGGATCATTTAAGACCCGTCGGCAGACTAGGACGCCCTGCTGCGCGGTCAGCTGAATATCGGTGAGGTCATGCAGGGCATTCATGGCGCGGGCTGCGTCCCTAGCTGGGGTCAGCTGGTCCTCGGATGCGCCACGGAATGCGAGACTGAACCGGGCTGTCGGGTTGCTGTCGGACCAGTCGTTCCCGATGCTCACGTTGAAGATGCAGAGGGCGCGGTCCGGTTGGTCTAGCATCCTCCCGATGAACACGGCCGGGGTGTCCCCGTCTTCCTGGTTTCCTGTAGGGTCCGCGCACACACCCTGGGCGTGGAGGTAGGCGGCGAGGTGGTCGGCGAAGTCCTCATGGGTGGCGGGGCGTGGT
Protein-coding regions in this window:
- a CDS encoding phage tail terminator protein; amino-acid sequence: MPEYNTQSEPRPATHEDFADHLAAYLHAQGVCADPTGNQEDGDTPAVFIGRMLDQPDRALCIFNVSIGNDWSDSNPTARFSLAFRGASEDQLTPARDAARAMNALHDLTDIQLTAQQGVLVCRRVLNDPPVPDSNIRWHSIDTYEAVLAVPSTP
- a CDS encoding phage tail tube protein translates to MAIAKYATAPNSCELNKQLNRGWALQVKPVGADPAEYKFVRGVTSLGVNIETNTVDASDIDSNGWASEEKTSRSLTISVEGQFARKGDLDLLTEDQQLLKVTGEELGSDGKVDFRTWRTDIDEGWEGTATNSFTSGSGGANDLRTFTSDLKSSCEPTRIHSVKKGEEKKESTPIDEDELLKIIRPKGAAAAESGNPGGVPGASDQ
- a CDS encoding DUF7426 family protein, with the translated sequence MTDFGQLQEHLDSNDVKFTLNGKEYTVDPTAQDVLKFHVHLNSSTEKTAAGQGLATFERVAHLVGSKFDTETGKITGGLLGQLMKDGATFPQLNHIVETIHIKYTSGDDLAKAYFETGSVKKALEKLNNDSQENQETGQTSGETSGDD